The proteins below are encoded in one region of Paenibacillus albus:
- a CDS encoding GerMN domain-containing protein encodes MTYNRLIRRAALAGVLALPILTTGCGLFSQPASKSIDPPQNSAQNVNAGADNNGQTVAEGDQSGSSQMTLYLKDRGGLLAPITVMAGLGTDEQPGQKALEMMVDGGTYASEIPDGFQAVLPEGTVIKGLKLVPDQKLAIVDFSKEFSNYKAEDERQIVEALTWTLTSLPDVNKVEITLEGTRLTEMPVDGLPMDDDLTRAIGINLEAADNVDYSMSTPVTIYFSAVTPDDVPYFVPVTRLVNRSDNKAKTAIEQLISGPINNLPLKAVMTSDVLVKSVTKKKDIVTVDLQDDSYQAGQPEPAEMMDALVLSITEVTGLSKVQVKLNGKTDFVDTNNRSYSEPVTRQEHLNAFKS; translated from the coding sequence ATGACTTACAATCGGCTCATTCGCCGGGCCGCGCTCGCGGGAGTGCTGGCTCTGCCCATCTTGACAACCGGCTGTGGACTGTTCTCTCAGCCAGCAAGCAAATCTATAGACCCGCCGCAAAACAGTGCGCAGAACGTGAATGCGGGCGCTGACAACAATGGACAAACTGTCGCAGAAGGCGATCAAAGCGGTTCGTCGCAGATGACGCTTTACTTGAAGGACCGGGGTGGATTGCTTGCTCCAATTACGGTAATGGCGGGCCTCGGCACGGACGAGCAGCCAGGGCAAAAAGCGCTGGAAATGATGGTAGATGGTGGTACGTATGCAAGCGAGATTCCAGACGGATTCCAAGCGGTGCTCCCAGAAGGTACTGTCATCAAAGGGCTTAAACTTGTTCCTGATCAAAAGCTTGCCATCGTCGATTTCTCGAAGGAATTCAGCAACTATAAAGCAGAGGACGAACGGCAAATCGTTGAGGCGCTCACTTGGACGCTGACAAGCTTGCCAGATGTGAATAAAGTCGAGATTACTCTCGAAGGAACGCGCCTCACGGAAATGCCGGTTGACGGCTTGCCGATGGACGATGACCTCACTCGCGCAATCGGTATCAACCTTGAGGCTGCAGATAACGTGGATTACAGCATGTCCACGCCGGTTACGATTTATTTCTCCGCGGTTACGCCTGACGATGTGCCGTATTTTGTGCCAGTGACTCGTCTTGTGAATCGTTCCGACAATAAAGCGAAGACGGCGATCGAGCAGCTCATCAGCGGTCCGATCAACAACCTTCCTCTTAAAGCGGTTATGACTTCGGACGTGCTCGTGAAGAGTGTGACGAAGAAGAAGGACATCGTAACGGTTGATCTGCAAGACGACAGCTATCAAGCGGGTCAGCCTGAGCCGGCTGAAATGATGGACGCGCTCGTGCTGTCAATCACAGAGGTTACCGGACTTAGCAAAGTTCAGGTGAAGCTGAATGGCAAGACGGACTTTGTGGATACGAACAACCGCTCTTACAGCGAGCCGGTTACTCGCCAAGAGCATCTGAATGCATTCAAATCTTAG
- the rph gene encoding ribonuclease PH yields MRIDGRQAAELRPVTITLHPNKHAEGSVLIAFGDTQVLCTASVEERVPHFMKGQGKGWINAEYSMLPRATQVRNQRESAKGKLTGRTMEIQRLIGRALRSVVDLQALGERTLTLDCDVLQADGGTRTTSITGAFVALALAIHKLDRVNSFAKYPITDYLASVSVGVIGERTLLDLNYDEDSKAKVDMNVVMTGARKFVEVQGTGEEAPFSRDELNELLASAEAGIAGLIEKQREVLGEVGSRIGTARV; encoded by the coding sequence ATGAGAATTGATGGACGACAGGCAGCTGAGCTTCGGCCGGTCACGATTACGCTACATCCTAATAAACACGCAGAAGGCTCCGTCCTTATTGCGTTTGGTGATACACAAGTGCTGTGTACGGCTTCGGTTGAAGAACGCGTGCCGCATTTTATGAAAGGGCAAGGCAAAGGGTGGATTAACGCGGAGTATTCGATGCTTCCACGGGCGACGCAGGTGCGCAACCAGCGTGAATCTGCCAAAGGCAAGCTGACGGGCCGCACGATGGAAATTCAGCGGCTGATCGGCCGCGCATTGCGCTCGGTCGTTGATTTGCAGGCACTCGGCGAGCGTACGCTTACGCTCGACTGTGATGTGCTGCAGGCGGATGGCGGCACGCGTACGACTTCGATTACCGGTGCATTCGTGGCGCTTGCGCTTGCAATTCATAAGCTGGATCGTGTAAATTCGTTCGCAAAATATCCGATCACGGATTATCTCGCTTCGGTGAGCGTCGGCGTTATTGGCGAGCGTACCTTGCTCGACCTGAACTACGACGAGGATTCGAAGGCGAAGGTCGATATGAACGTTGTTATGACAGGTGCCCGCAAGTTTGTTGAAGTGCAGGGCACAGGGGAAGAAGCACCATTCTCGCGCGACGAGCTTAATGAGCTGCTGGCGAGCGCGGAAGCTGGCATTGCAGGCTTGATTGAGAAGCAGCGCGAGGTGCTTGGCGAAGTGGGCAGCCGTATTGGGACGGCTCGCGTATGA
- the asnB gene encoding asparagine synthase (glutamine-hydrolyzing), with translation MCGFTGWIDWTEDLTKQSIILEKMTGTLANRGPDASGTWISPHCALGHRRLSVIDPANGAQPMVRTSEDDTYVLVYNGELYNAPELKRELEGLGRHFTTTCDTEVLLVAYMEWGPVCVEKFNGIFAFALWDSREQQLFIARDRLGVKPFFFAKQLGRFIFGSEPKALLAHPAVKPEVGPEGLAEIFIVGPARTPGVGVYRDLSELKPGQCAIVNRSGVKVSTYWELKSKPHTESVDETAKTVGDLLKDTVERQLISDVPLCTLLSGGLDSSALTSLAVNYYNETGQSNVHTFSVDYVDNDKHFKAHAFQPNADAPWIERMVSHLGTTHHSMVFDTPELVATLREAMLARDMPGMADVDASLLLFCREIKKEATVAISGEAADEIFGGYPWFHREEALNAGTFPWSLAAGMRADLLSQDVAAWIRPLEYIGDRYSDAIAEVPHLDGENEAARKMRQMSYLNITRFMPTLLDRKDRMSMAVGLEVRVPYCDHRLVEYVYNIPWEIKIAGDREKGILRKALEGVLPNDVLYRKKSPYPKTHNPNYLNAVRKQVLEIINEGTSPLLSLINVKKIRELAESEAASSNLPWFGQLMSGPQLFAWLLQVDMWLREYKVVIR, from the coding sequence ATGTGTGGATTCACGGGCTGGATCGATTGGACCGAGGACCTGACGAAACAATCCATTATTCTGGAGAAAATGACCGGAACGCTCGCTAACCGCGGCCCGGACGCCTCCGGTACCTGGATCTCGCCGCATTGCGCGCTTGGCCACCGCCGACTCTCCGTCATTGACCCTGCAAACGGAGCGCAGCCGATGGTCCGCACGTCCGAAGACGATACTTACGTCCTTGTGTATAACGGAGAGTTATATAATGCGCCTGAGCTGAAAAGAGAGCTGGAAGGCCTTGGCAGACACTTCACTACGACATGCGACACGGAAGTGCTGCTCGTCGCTTATATGGAGTGGGGCCCGGTTTGCGTGGAGAAATTCAACGGCATCTTCGCCTTTGCGCTATGGGATTCAAGAGAGCAGCAGCTGTTCATAGCGCGGGATCGATTAGGCGTGAAGCCGTTCTTCTTCGCGAAGCAGCTGGGACGGTTTATTTTCGGATCGGAGCCTAAGGCGCTGCTGGCACACCCTGCCGTGAAGCCTGAGGTCGGCCCTGAAGGCTTGGCGGAAATCTTCATCGTCGGACCCGCTCGGACGCCGGGCGTTGGCGTGTATCGGGATCTATCCGAGCTGAAGCCCGGACAGTGCGCGATCGTGAACCGCTCCGGCGTGAAGGTGAGCACCTATTGGGAATTGAAAAGCAAGCCGCATACGGAGTCAGTGGACGAAACGGCGAAGACGGTCGGTGATTTGCTGAAGGATACAGTCGAACGCCAGCTCATCTCTGACGTGCCTCTTTGCACGCTGCTTTCCGGCGGCCTTGATTCGAGCGCGCTCACGTCACTTGCCGTTAACTACTACAACGAGACTGGGCAAAGCAATGTTCATACGTTCTCGGTCGATTATGTCGATAACGATAAACATTTCAAGGCACATGCGTTCCAGCCGAATGCCGATGCGCCGTGGATTGAACGGATGGTCAGCCACCTCGGCACCACTCATCACTCGATGGTATTCGATACGCCTGAGCTCGTCGCCACGCTGCGCGAAGCCATGCTAGCGCGGGATATGCCGGGTATGGCGGATGTCGATGCGTCGCTGCTGCTTTTCTGCCGAGAGATCAAGAAAGAAGCGACGGTCGCGATCTCCGGAGAAGCGGCGGATGAAATCTTTGGCGGCTATCCGTGGTTCCACCGCGAGGAAGCGCTGAACGCCGGTACGTTCCCTTGGTCACTGGCGGCTGGCATGCGCGCAGACCTGCTCTCGCAGGACGTTGCGGCTTGGATTCGCCCGCTAGAGTACATTGGTGATCGGTATAGCGATGCAATTGCAGAAGTGCCGCATCTGGACGGCGAGAACGAGGCCGCTCGCAAAATGAGGCAGATGTCCTACCTCAACATTACGCGCTTCATGCCGACGCTGCTCGACCGTAAAGACCGGATGAGCATGGCCGTCGGACTTGAGGTGCGCGTCCCTTATTGCGACCATCGTCTTGTCGAGTATGTGTACAATATTCCGTGGGAGATCAAGATCGCGGGCGACCGGGAAAAAGGCATCCTGCGCAAAGCGCTCGAAGGCGTCCTTCCGAATGATGTGCTGTACCGTAAAAAGAGTCCGTATCCGAAGACGCATAATCCGAACTATTTGAACGCAGTGCGCAAGCAAGTGCTTGAAATCATTAATGAGGGCACCTCCCCGCTGCTGTCGCTCATCAATGTGAAGAAGATCCGCGAGCTCGCCGAGTCGGAAGCCGCCAGCTCGAACCTGCCATGGTTCGGCCAGCTCATGAGCGGCCCTCAGCTGTTCGCATGGCTGCTCCAGGTCGATATGTGGCTGCGGGAGTATAAGGTTGTTATTAGGTAG
- the rdgB gene encoding RdgB/HAM1 family non-canonical purine NTP pyrophosphatase: MKTGDTVVVATKNAGKVKEFAHAFEKLGMRVVSMFDYPSLPDVVEDGVTFAENARKKAKEVAEALGLPVLADDSGLEVARLGGEPGVYSARYSGEGATDARNNEKLLRELAALGDAGAAEGLEPLADGTKLLSGARFVCALALYDPAERVFVESEGYAAGFIMEQPRGGGGFGYDPLFYLSGLGKSMAELSTEEKQGISHRGIALAALLEELERS; this comes from the coding sequence ATGAAGACGGGAGACACGGTTGTCGTCGCGACGAAGAATGCCGGCAAGGTCAAGGAATTTGCTCATGCGTTCGAGAAGCTGGGCATGCGCGTCGTGAGCATGTTCGACTATCCGAGCTTGCCGGATGTCGTTGAGGATGGCGTCACCTTCGCGGAGAACGCCCGCAAGAAGGCGAAGGAAGTAGCCGAAGCGCTGGGCCTGCCGGTGCTGGCCGACGATTCCGGCTTGGAGGTTGCGCGGCTTGGAGGCGAGCCTGGCGTCTATTCGGCCCGGTACTCGGGTGAAGGCGCGACCGATGCGCGCAACAATGAGAAACTGCTGCGCGAGCTGGCTGCGCTAGGCGATGCTGGCGCGGCTGAGGGCTTGGAGCCGCTCGCGGACGGCACGAAGCTGCTAAGCGGAGCGCGGTTCGTCTGCGCTCTCGCGCTGTACGATCCGGCGGAGCGCGTGTTCGTGGAGAGCGAGGGCTACGCCGCGGGCTTTATCATGGAGCAGCCGCGCGGCGGCGGCGGCTTCGGTTATGACCCGCTGTTCTACCTCAGCGGGCTCGGTAAGTCGATGGCGGAGCTATCGACCGAGGAGAAGCAAGGGATCAGCCACCGCGGCATAGCACTCGCCGCGCTGCTGGAGGAGCTCGAGCGCAGCTAA
- the hemG gene encoding protoporphyrinogen oxidase — translation MRGNGKRDRFVVIGGGISGLSSAFYLLKQAKQRGRDALVTIVDPSERIGGKINTLKRDGFTIERGPDSFLARKTPIIDLAYDLGIENQLVGTNPKAKKTYILHHGKLHPMPPGLVLGVPTEIAPFAKTSLLSWGGKLRAMMDFVTPASKETGDESIGDFLTRRVGAEVMERVAEPLLAGIYAGELDKLSLASTFPQFRDAERKHGSLIRGMRANKRLAASTPAVATRLPDAVKNSMFLTFRGGLNTMLEALHESLERSGVEWKLGRKAAAFRQNDADEHGEDVAPYEVLLSDGEILEADGIVITAPAFDAADLLEPHMNVDALHAIRYVSVANVVMAFDKATLGIDFDGSGFVVPRSEGTTITACTWTSAKWLHSSPSDKVLLRCYVGRSGDEAVVDLSDNQMTEAVRRDIRNTMGITAEPLFTEITRLHHSMPQYPVGHLQETAKLRTKLRAQMPGVWITGAAFDGVGLPDCIRQGKEAAMGVYKSLIGDFK, via the coding sequence TCCTTCAGAGCGTATCGGCGGCAAAATAAACACGTTGAAACGTGACGGCTTCACAATCGAGCGGGGGCCGGATTCATTCTTGGCGCGTAAGACGCCGATTATCGATCTCGCTTACGATCTTGGCATTGAGAATCAGCTGGTCGGAACGAATCCGAAAGCGAAGAAGACCTATATCTTGCACCACGGTAAGCTGCATCCGATGCCGCCAGGCCTCGTACTTGGCGTGCCGACGGAGATCGCGCCGTTCGCGAAGACGAGCTTGCTCTCATGGGGCGGTAAGCTTCGGGCAATGATGGATTTCGTTACGCCGGCAAGCAAGGAAACGGGCGACGAATCAATCGGCGACTTCTTGACGCGCCGCGTCGGAGCAGAGGTAATGGAGCGGGTAGCAGAGCCGCTGCTTGCTGGCATTTATGCAGGGGAGCTGGATAAGCTGAGCCTTGCGTCGACGTTCCCGCAGTTTCGGGATGCTGAGCGCAAGCACGGAAGCCTAATTCGCGGCATGCGCGCCAACAAGCGGCTTGCAGCGTCAACGCCGGCGGTAGCGACACGGCTTCCGGACGCAGTGAAGAACAGCATGTTCCTCACGTTCCGCGGCGGCCTTAATACGATGCTGGAGGCGCTGCATGAATCACTCGAGCGCTCGGGCGTAGAGTGGAAGCTCGGGCGCAAAGCAGCCGCATTCCGTCAGAACGATGCGGATGAGCATGGGGAAGACGTTGCTCCTTATGAAGTGCTGCTAAGCGATGGCGAGATTCTGGAAGCAGACGGTATCGTCATTACTGCTCCGGCATTCGATGCTGCGGACTTGCTTGAACCGCATATGAATGTCGATGCGCTGCATGCGATTCGTTATGTATCGGTCGCTAACGTTGTCATGGCGTTCGATAAAGCAACGCTCGGCATAGATTTTGACGGCTCGGGCTTCGTCGTGCCGCGCTCGGAAGGAACAACGATTACAGCGTGTACGTGGACCTCGGCAAAATGGCTGCATTCCAGCCCGAGCGACAAGGTGCTGCTGAGATGCTACGTCGGTCGATCCGGTGATGAGGCAGTTGTGGATTTGTCCGACAACCAGATGACCGAGGCGGTTCGCAGGGATATTCGGAATACGATGGGGATTACGGCAGAGCCGCTGTTCACTGAGATTACAAGGCTGCATCACTCGATGCCGCAGTATCCGGTCGGTCATCTGCAGGAAACGGCAAAGCTTCGGACGAAGCTCCGCGCACAAATGCCAGGCGTCTGGATTACAGGCGCGGCATTCGACGGCGTCGGCTTGCCGGACTGCATTCGTCAAGGCAAAGAAGCGGCAATGGGCGTCTACAAATCGCTAATCGGCGATTTCAAATAA
- a CDS encoding 5'-deoxyadenosine deaminase: MAATLLRNATIVTMNEQDDLIVGDVLIQDDVIVAVGGQVTDYNAESTTIIEAKGKLLLPGFVQTHIHLCQTLFRGRADDMALMDWLRTRVWPLEAAHDEESVYYSAMLGIGELLRSGTTTILDMETVSHTDFAFQAIASSGIRAISGKVMMDAGGDVPSGLQEDTDRSIAESTELLERWHGYDGGRIGYAYCPRFVVSCSERLLTEVRDLSKKYNVLVHTHAAENREEIELVMHQRGMRNIVYLDHIGLTSPRLVLAHCIWLDEQEREILKRTGTKMTHCPGSNLKLSSGIALVPELLEQGIGMGIGADGAPCNNTLDMFQEMKLTALLHKVRCGPESMNARTVLRMATIGGARTLGLDHLIGSVEVGKKADLVLLDLNDFHTFPSFDADPYSRVVYAASRGNVSHVWVDGKLVVDRGKVKTVDKRLVLKEADRSIARLLKRI, encoded by the coding sequence ATGGCAGCGACTTTATTGCGAAATGCAACCATTGTCACCATGAACGAGCAGGATGACCTTATCGTTGGCGATGTTCTCATTCAGGATGATGTCATTGTCGCGGTCGGCGGCCAAGTGACGGACTATAATGCGGAATCCACGACCATTATCGAGGCAAAAGGCAAGCTGCTCCTGCCCGGATTCGTGCAGACGCATATCCATCTGTGCCAGACGCTGTTTCGCGGGAGAGCCGATGATATGGCGCTGATGGACTGGCTCCGTACGCGGGTGTGGCCGTTGGAAGCAGCGCATGACGAGGAGTCGGTGTATTACTCGGCGATGCTCGGCATTGGCGAGCTTCTGCGCAGCGGGACGACAACCATTCTCGACATGGAGACGGTGAGCCATACCGATTTTGCATTTCAGGCGATTGCGTCGAGCGGCATTCGGGCGATCTCCGGCAAAGTGATGATGGACGCGGGTGGCGATGTGCCGAGCGGGCTGCAGGAAGACACGGACCGCTCGATCGCGGAGAGCACCGAGCTGCTGGAACGGTGGCACGGCTATGATGGCGGGCGCATTGGCTACGCATATTGTCCGCGCTTTGTGGTGTCCTGTTCGGAGCGGCTGCTGACGGAGGTTCGTGACCTGTCGAAGAAGTACAACGTCCTCGTCCACACGCACGCTGCTGAGAACCGCGAGGAGATCGAGCTCGTCATGCACCAGCGGGGGATGCGCAATATCGTCTATCTCGACCATATTGGCCTAACCTCACCACGGCTTGTGCTTGCCCATTGCATTTGGTTGGATGAACAAGAACGGGAAATTCTGAAGCGCACCGGTACGAAAATGACCCATTGCCCCGGCTCCAACCTGAAGCTCTCCTCCGGCATTGCCTTGGTGCCTGAGCTGCTGGAGCAGGGAATCGGCATGGGCATTGGTGCCGACGGTGCTCCATGCAACAACACGCTCGATATGTTCCAAGAGATGAAGCTGACGGCGCTGCTGCACAAGGTGCGCTGCGGACCAGAGTCGATGAATGCAAGGACGGTGCTTCGCATGGCGACGATCGGCGGGGCTCGTACACTGGGGCTCGATCATCTGATCGGGAGTGTTGAAGTGGGGAAGAAGGCGGACCTCGTGCTGCTGGACTTGAATGATTTTCATACCTTCCCTTCCTTTGATGCTGATCCATATTCGAGAGTGGTGTATGCTGCATCTAGAGGCAATGTGTCGCATGTTTGGGTGGACGGCAAGCTCGTCGTTGACCGCGGCAAAGTGAAAACAGTAGACAAGCGGCTCGTGCTGAAGGAAGCGGATCGCTCGATAGCCCGTTTGTTGAAACGGATATAA
- a CDS encoding phosphatidylglycerophosphatase A family protein, which yields MTKSSSYSLNSAKIAEATKEWLTKRGVKTSQIAELVIFLQKDYFPDLTMEECEMYVEAVLTKREVQNAVLTGIQLDILAEQGMLLSPLQEMIENDEGLYGCDEILALSIVNVYGSIGFTNFGYVDKLKPGILKKLNDKEDAECHTFLDDIVGAIAAAASSRIAHRKQAEREGRVGPPID from the coding sequence ATGACAAAGTCCAGTTCGTACAGCCTCAACAGCGCCAAAATCGCTGAAGCGACGAAGGAATGGCTCACCAAACGCGGCGTCAAGACGTCTCAAATCGCCGAACTCGTTATTTTCCTGCAAAAGGATTACTTCCCCGACCTCACCATGGAGGAATGCGAGATGTACGTGGAAGCCGTGCTCACCAAACGCGAGGTACAAAACGCCGTATTGACCGGCATTCAGCTGGATATATTGGCCGAGCAAGGCATGCTCCTCTCCCCGCTGCAAGAAATGATCGAGAACGACGAGGGACTCTACGGGTGCGATGAAATACTCGCATTATCCATCGTGAACGTGTACGGCAGCATCGGGTTCACCAACTTTGGCTATGTGGACAAGCTCAAGCCGGGCATATTGAAGAAGCTTAACGATAAAGAAGACGCGGAATGCCACACCTTCCTCGATGATATTGTAGGCGCAATCGCCGCAGCGGCCAGCAGCCGCATCGCGCATCGCAAACAAGCGGAACGAGAAGGACGAGTCGGACCGCCGATTGACTAA